CCCTTGAAGAAGCGCTCCAGGGCCTCCTCGTAAAAACGCTTCCACGAAGCTTCCTCATTGCCTGGATTGATGGGATAAAACAAGGCGCCGTTGGCCTTGGCCGCCTTGAAATCACCCGGCGCATCCCCAATCATCAACATTTTTTCCGGCGCGTACTTGCCGCCCGCGGCATATTTGATGTGCTCCGTCTTGGTCCCCATCTCCTGGCCGCAAATCACCCGCACGTGCCGGGCAATATCATGCTCCTGCCACTCGCGCACCAGCGCCTCGGTGGGCGTCTGCGAGACCACAATCACATCGGCCTTTTCCACCATGCGCAACAAACTTTCCCGAAACAACGGGAACGGCGGCACTCCATAAACCATCTCCTCGATGAACTTGTTGACCGCCACCGACCACTCATAAACCTGCTTCAAGGCCGTATTGCCCCCTTCCACTTCCTTTTTCAGCGTGGCATTGCCCAGCTTGGTTTCCCGCGCAATCCACTCATCCAAGGCCGTGGTGTCGGGTATTTTCACTCCGCGCGCCTGCACTTCCGGACGCTCCCGCAACAATTTCAGCGCTCGCGACAAGGCCGGGAAACGGTTCACGCCGCGCGTCTTGGAATACAGATTCACAAAATCCCACGCCTCCCGCGCGTATTTGCTGACCGGCTGGAGGTTGAAATGCTTCACAAACATCGGCGTGAAACACTCCTTGTGCTTCACCTCCATCGTGTCAAACACGCAGCCATCGGAATCAATGCCGATGAAAAACTCTTTCGTTGGTTGCAAATCCTTCAGTGCCTGTACCGGGTCGCTCATAATGTTGTCTAATTTTGTCGGCTAGGTTGCTGAAGCCCCGCCCCCCCGTCAACTGGATTTGCTATGCCCATCCAAGTCCCCAAAAGCCTTGAACAAGGGGGAGGGTTTCGTGTTTAGTGGCGCGTGGGTTTTTTATGGAAGAGACAAATGCGTTAATTGAACAGCGCAAGGCCAAGCTGGCGGCCTTGCGAGCCAGGGGCATTGACCCGTTTGCCAACAAATTCACCCCTTCGGAAACGATTGGCGAGGCGCGCGCCCGCTACGCCGAGGGGCGCCCGGTGGCGCTGGCCGGGCGCATCACCGCCCATCGGGACATGGGCAAGTCCATGTTTGTGGACATCAAGGATACCACCGGACGGCTGCAGGTGTACGCGCAGAAAAATGTGCTGGGGGACGAGGGGTTTGAGATTTTCAAGCACCTGGATTTGGGTGATTTCATCGGCGTCCAGGGCACGCTGTTCACCACGCGGACGGGGGAGATGACAGTCAAGCTGGAGTCTTTCACCATTCTGGCCAAGGCGCTGCGCCCCCCGCCGGCCAAGTGGCATGGGCTGGCCGATACGGAAATCCGTTACCGGCAGCGGTACCTGGACTTGATGGCCAGCGATGAAGTGCGCGAGGTGTTTCTCAAGCGCAGCGCGATTGTGCGGGAAATTCGGGAATTTTTGCACAGCCGCGGTTTTGTGGAGGTGGAGACCCCCATGATGCAGAGCATTCCGGGCGGGGCGGCGGCGCAGCCGTTTGTGACGTATCACAACGCCCTGGGCTGCAATTTTTATCTGCGCATCGCGCTGGAGCTGTATCTGAAACGCTTGTTGGTGGGGGGCATGGACCGGGTGTTTGAATTGGGCCGCAACTTCCGCAACGAGGGGATTTCGCGCCGGCACAACCCGGAGTTCACCATGTTGGAGGCGTATCAGGCGTATGGCGATTACGAGACGATGATGGAGCTGACCCAGTCCATGATTTGCCATGTCGCGCAGAAGGTGCTGGGGACGCTGCGCATCGAACATCGTGACGCCGAAGGCAAAGTAATCCGGACAATTGATCTGACCCCGCCATGGCGCCGGGTGAAATACAAGGATTTGATCTGCGAGAAAGCCGGGCCGGACTGGTTCCAAATCACCCCGGCGCAGCGGCGGGAGCGGGCGCAGGCGTTGGGGGCGGAGATCGGGCCGGATTACGAGGATTTTGAGGTGACGGGCGCGGTGTTTGAAAAATTAATTGAGCCGACGCTCATCCAGCCGACGTTTGTCACTCACCTGCTCAAAGAGCTGGTGCCGCTGGCCAAATTATCGCCGGAGGACCGGGATTGCGTGGAGGTGTTTGAACTGTGCATCAACGGCCAGGAAATCGCGCCGGCCTACACGGAACAGAATGACCCGCTGGAACAGCGCGAGCGGCTGGAGCATCAGGCCGGCGGCGAGCAACAGAAACTGGATGAGGACTTCCTGGTGGCACTGGAGCACGGCATGCCGCCCGCGGGAGGCATGGGCATGGGGATTGACCGCTTGTGCATGATGTTGCTGGGGCAGGAAAGCATTCGGGATGTGATTTTATTTCCGCAACTCAAGCCCAAGACCGATTAAAACTGCTGGGAGAGCATTATCGCCGCCTGTCCAGGAACACTGCGCTTGACCTGCGTTCTGCGGTTTCCGCATTGCCACTCATGTGCCTTTGCGGCACATTGAGGTTGAGGCATGAAACTGGTTAAAAAAGGCGAGGATGAGGTGATATTCTGGCTTCATCCCAAAGAGCATGCGGCGTTGATGCTCGTGGTGGAACACTACCCCGTGCTGAAGGAAGACTATCAGACGTTGACCCATTCCCAGGATCCCAAGATCGCCGAGGCCGCGCGGGAGCTGCTGCGTCAATCGCTGGCGGAGCAAAAAGCGGAAAACCTGCGCTTCAAACAAACCTTTTTGCAGGCCGGGCAGCATCTGAAAAAAATGGGACGTGGCTACCATCTCCTCCTCAAGCCCCAGGAGATGGAGCGATTGCTGCAGGTATTGAATGATGTGCGGGTGGGGCTGTGGCATGCGCTGGACTGCCCAGATTTGGGCAATCCGGAGGTCCTGAGCAAGGCCAGCGCCAGCCAGTTGGAGAAGTTCTGGACCATGGAACTGGCCGGTTCGCTGGAATGGAACCTGATTGAGTTGCTGGAACAGTTGGGATACTAGTTATGCGCTGGATGCGGTCGGGGTTGGCACAACTGGACGAGCGCTTATGGTTCCCTGATCCCCGGCGGGCCTTGCGGGGAACGTTGGACGGACTGGTGGCCATTGGGGGGGACTTCTCCCTACCCCGCCTCTTGCTGGCCTATCGCAGCGGGATTTTCCCGTGGACCGCCGACCCCATCACCTGGTGGTCCCCTGACCCGCGGGCCTTTTTTGAGCTGGACCAGTTTCATGTGCCGCGCAGCCTCGCCAAAGTCATCCGCCAAGGACGATTCACCATCACTTTCAACCAGGCTTTTCGCCAGGTGATTGAAGGCTGCGCCCGGCCCCATGAGCCGGGGCGCTGGATCACTGCGGAGTTCATTGAAGCCTACACGCGGCTGCACGAGGCCGGTCATGCGCACAGTCTCGAGTGCTGGTATCAAGGAGAACTGGCCGGTGGCATCTACGGGGTGGCCATAGGGGGGTTTTTTGCAGGGGAATCCATGTTTCATCGCGTGGATGACGCCTCCAAGGTCGCCTTGTATCATTTGGTCCAGCGTTTGCGTGAACGCCAGTTTGCCTTGTTT
This is a stretch of genomic DNA from Fontisphaera persica. It encodes these proteins:
- the lysS gene encoding lysine--tRNA ligase — encoded protein: MEETNALIEQRKAKLAALRARGIDPFANKFTPSETIGEARARYAEGRPVALAGRITAHRDMGKSMFVDIKDTTGRLQVYAQKNVLGDEGFEIFKHLDLGDFIGVQGTLFTTRTGEMTVKLESFTILAKALRPPPAKWHGLADTEIRYRQRYLDLMASDEVREVFLKRSAIVREIREFLHSRGFVEVETPMMQSIPGGAAAQPFVTYHNALGCNFYLRIALELYLKRLLVGGMDRVFELGRNFRNEGISRRHNPEFTMLEAYQAYGDYETMMELTQSMICHVAQKVLGTLRIEHRDAEGKVIRTIDLTPPWRRVKYKDLICEKAGPDWFQITPAQRRERAQALGAEIGPDYEDFEVTGAVFEKLIEPTLIQPTFVTHLLKELVPLAKLSPEDRDCVEVFELCINGQEIAPAYTEQNDPLEQRERLEHQAGGEQQKLDEDFLVALEHGMPPAGGMGMGIDRLCMMLLGQESIRDVILFPQLKPKTD
- the aat gene encoding leucyl/phenylalanyl-tRNA--protein transferase; this encodes MRWMRSGLAQLDERLWFPDPRRALRGTLDGLVAIGGDFSLPRLLLAYRSGIFPWTADPITWWSPDPRAFFELDQFHVPRSLAKVIRQGRFTITFNQAFRQVIEGCARPHEPGRWITAEFIEAYTRLHEAGHAHSLECWYQGELAGGIYGVAIGGFFAGESMFHRVDDASKVALYHLVQRLRERQFALFDIQMVTPITARLGAVEISREEYLRRLKQAVALPRSLV
- a CDS encoding HAD family hydrolase — its product is MSDPVQALKDLQPTKEFFIGIDSDGCVFDTMEVKHKECFTPMFVKHFNLQPVSKYAREAWDFVNLYSKTRGVNRFPALSRALKLLRERPEVQARGVKIPDTTALDEWIARETKLGNATLKKEVEGGNTALKQVYEWSVAVNKFIEEMVYGVPPFPLFRESLLRMVEKADVIVVSQTPTEALVREWQEHDIARHVRVICGQEMGTKTEHIKYAAGGKYAPEKMLMIGDAPGDFKAAKANGALFYPINPGNEEASWKRFYEEALERFFKGTYAGEYEQKLIADFDRCLPEHPAWERRG
- a CDS encoding DUF2017 family protein, translated to MKLVKKGEDEVIFWLHPKEHAALMLVVEHYPVLKEDYQTLTHSQDPKIAEAARELLRQSLAEQKAENLRFKQTFLQAGQHLKKMGRGYHLLLKPQEMERLLQVLNDVRVGLWHALDCPDLGNPEVLSKASASQLEKFWTMELAGSLEWNLIELLEQLGY